The DNA sequence AGTTGGCGGCGCTCCCCCGGCCCTGCGCCAGGATCCCGTTGACGCGGCAGAACTCGACCAGGTCGTAGACCACGAGGAAGTAGCCCGGAAAGCGCAGGTCCTCGATGACCCGCAGCTCGTGGTCGATCTGGGCCCACGCGCCCGGCACGCGCTCGGCCTCGCGCGGGCCGTAGCGCTCGATCGCCCCGCGGCGCACGAGCTCGCGCAGCCAGGTGGCCTCGTCGTGGCCGTCCGGGACGGGGTACGGCGGCAGGCGGGGGGCCACGAGGCCCAGGTCGAACGCGCACTCGGCGCCGAGGTCCGCGGCCGTGGGCACCGCGCGGGGATGGCGGTGGTGCAGGCGCGCCATCTCCTCGGGCGAGCGCAGGTGGGCCGTGGGCGCGCCGGGCAGCCAGCCGTCCATCGCCTCCAGCGAGCGGGTGGCGCGCACGGCCGCGAGCGCCGCGGCCAGCGTCGCGTCGCGCGGACGCGCGTAGTGGGCGTTGGCGGTGGCGACCAGCGGCAGGCGGGCGTCGTGGGCGAGGTCGGCCAGGGCGTCGTGCAGGTCGGCGTCGCGGGGGTCGCCCGTGGCCGTGATCTCGACGGCGACGTTGTCGCGGCCGAAGACCGCGGTGAGGCGGTCGAGCTCGCGGCGGGCCGCCGCGGGTCCGGCCGCGGCGAGCGCACGGCGGACGGCGCCCTTGCGACAGCCGGTGAGCGCCAGCCACTCGCCATGGGCCTGCTCGCCCAGCCGCTCCAGGTGGTAGGCCGCCTTGCCCTTGACGCCCGCCTCCAGGTGCGCGGTGGCGATCGCGCTCGACAGCCGCCCGTAGCCGTCCGAGCCGCGCGCGAGCACCAGCAGGTGGTCGGCGCGCGGGTCGGGCGTCCCGGTGGGCGGGTCGAGCACGTGCCCGGTCGGCAGGCGCAGCTCGGCGCCGAACACGGTCGCGAGCCCCACACTGGCCGCGGCCTGCGAGTGCCGCACGACGCCGTACAGCCCGTCGTGGTCGGTGATCGCGAGCGCGCTCAACCCCAGACGCGCGGCCTCGGCGGCGAGCTCCTCGGGGTGCGAGGCGCCGTCGAGGAAGCTGAACGCCGAGTGCGCGTGCAGCTCGGCGTATCGGGGGGCTGGATCAGTCATAGACGGCCTCCACCGCCCACCCCTCGCCGCCGGTGGCGAGCAGCAGCCCGCGCCCGTCGCCGAGCGCCACCTGCAGCAGCACGCGCCGCGTGCCGCCGTCCGGCTCCCACCACCGCTCCATGAGCGGCCAGGGCCCGGCCCACCCCACCACCCGCTCCCCGCGGGCGGAAGGGCTCTGCGGCGCGCGGGCGCTGCCATCGCCCTCGCGGGGAGAGATCTCCACCTCCGCGGGCGGGGCGGACAGGCGCAGGCGGGGGGCGAGCCGCACCTCGTGGCCCTCGGCATCCAGGACGCGGGCGCGCGCCGGACGTTCGAGCACGGTGGCCGGCGCCGGAGGCGGGAGGGCGCCCGGCCACGGGAGCGCCGCGTCGCGGGGCGGCACCGCCTGCTCGCCGAACGGGGTCAGGTGCACGCGGTCGCGCGGGTCGCGGCCGCCCTGCACCGCGACCGTGAGCACCGCGTCACCGCCCAGCAGACCCTGCACGCGCCCCAGCGCGCGACGGGCGCGCACGTCGCCGCCGGCGTCGGCGCCCCACAGGCCCGGCTGGTGCGTCCCCGCCGGCACGACCTCCTCCGCCGCGAGCGCCAGGCGCACGATCGGCGCGGGCGGCGCGTCGCCCCCGCCCCGCGAGCGCCCGCCCCGAGCGGACGCGCGCGTCAGCCACCCCTCGAGCTGCCAGCGCACCCGGTCGGTGATGCGCGCGGCGCTCAGCCCGCCGGTCGCCGTGTCGTCCGTGCGCCACACCCGTTCCAGCTCGGCCTCCTCGGTGCGCGCCGTGATGCGCAGGCGCCCGCACGCCAGCCCACGCCGCGACAGCAGCTCGTACAGCTCCTCGGCCAGGCGCCGGGCGGCGAACGCCGCGACGTCGACGCGCAGCGCCGGCGGGTCCAGGTCCGCCCCGACGGCGAGGTCCTCCTCGGGCCGGCGGCGCGCGGGCGGGCGCAGGTCCTCGCCGCGCGCCAGCCGCTGCGCCCAGGCGCCCAGCGCTCCGAACCGTCCGCTCACGCTCGCCGGGGCCAGCGCCGCCAGGTCGCCCAGGGTGCGCACGCCGAGCCGCCACCACAGGTCGACGGCGTCGCGCACCGCCGTGATCCCCCCGGGGTCGGTCACGGCGTGCAGCAGGTCCGCGGTGGGTCGTGGCGCGAGGAACGCCCGCGACTGCCCCGGCGGCACGACGACGTCGCCGCGCGCCGCGAGCACCGCGGCGAGGACGCCGTCGCCCACCCCGACCTGCGCCTCGAACCCGGCCGCGCCCACCGCCTCGACCAACGCGCGCGCCAGCTCCCCCTCCGTGCCGTGGTAGCGCGCCGGGCCGTCGGAGGGCAGGAGCAGGAGTCCTGGCCGCGCCACCTCGACGCCCGCGACCACCGTCTCGGCCGCCACCGCGACCGGCTCGAACTCGCGCACGTCGCGCGCGTCGTCGGCGTCGAGCAGCACCAGCTCCGGGCAGCGCTCGCGCGCGACCCGGCGGCGCATCCCGCGACGCACCCCCGCCGAGCGCGCCACGGCCGACGTCGCCACGACGCCCTGGTGGGCGAGCACCGCGGCGGGCAGGTGCGCGTCGACGCCGGCGGCGCCCATCGCCGCGACGACGGGCCAGTCGGGGACCCACAGCGCGGCGGTGCGGACCGGGCCCGCCGCCGGGCGGCGGCCTCGCGGGGCCGGGGCGGGCGCCGGGGGCGGCTCGGCGGTCATGCGACCACCCGTAGCGTGCCCGCGGGCGGGAGCGCCGACGGCTCCCCGGGGCGCGGGGGCGTGGCGGGCTCTGCCGACTCGGGCGTCGAAGGCCCGGGGCTGGTGGCCTCGGCGGGCCTGGCCGACGGTCGAGGGTCGGCCCGCGGTGGCGGTGTCGCCCCCGTGACGGGAACCTCCACATCCAGGCCGACCGGGCGCGCCGCGGCCCCACGCCCGGTGCGCAGCACGCTCAGGGTCCGCCGCCGCAGCCAGCCCGCGCCGTCGTCGGCCCCCCACCACGCCCCGCCCCGCGCGTCGAGGGTCACGTGCGCGCCGGGCCACGGCGTCGTCGAGGCGAGCAGTGACCCGCGCTCCCGGGCGCGCGCGGCCAGGCGGCGCCTGTCGGCGTCGAGCAGCGTGACGCGCGGCCCCACCACCACGACGTCTACGCCGTCGAGCAGCGCCGCGACCACCGTGGGGGCGTCCGGGCCGGGATCGGGGACCAGGGCGACCCGTTCGAGCGCCAGCCCCGCGTCCGCCGCGGCGAGCATCCCCACCGCCGGCGCTCCGACGAACGCGACCCACGCGCCGTCGCGCGAGGCCGCCGCGAGCAGCCCGAGCAGCAGCGACGTCGACCCCTGGACGGCGAGCGCGCCGCCCGCGGGCAGCGTCCCACCCGGCAGGAGCGCGGCCAACGCTGGCTGCACTGGCCGACCCTTCAGGGTCGGCGCGGGCGAGGTCTTCCCGCGCCGCACAGCCGCGGACCGGGCAGCCGCAGACCGCGCAGCCGCGGACCGGGCCGCCACCGGGTCCACCGCCGATGCGCCCGCCACACGATCCGCACCCGCAGGCGAGACCACCGCAGGCGAGACCACCGCAGGCGAAGGCGCCAGCGGCGACGCCGGTGTCGCGGCGCGCCCGTGCGGCACATGCGACCGGCGCACCCCGGTGCGCTGCTCCGCCGCGGCGAGCGTGGCGAACGCGTGCGCCAGACGGCTCGCGCCGCCCGCGGCTTCCCCGGAGAGGTCATGACCATCGGTGACGACGACGCCCATGGAACCCTCCCCCGCGGGCGGCGCCGGCTCGTTCGAACCGGCCGAACACCCGTTCGAACACATGTTCTAGTCAACGCCTCGGGGGCCCTGCTGTCAACCGCCGCGTCACCGGACGCCGGTCGCCGGTCGCCCACACACACCCACACACCCGGGCCACGCCTTCGCCGTCCTCGCGGCGCGGCCGTCGCCCTCGGGGCGGTCAGCGTCGGCGCCGCGACCAGTCCCCCGCGGTCTTTGCGCCTACAGCACTCCGACCAGCAGGATCACGAGCGCCGGGATGACGACGTAGCACGCGGCGACGTACACGCCGATGACCCAGGTTCGCGCGGAGGCGACCCGCGCCAGCGCCTCGGCGCAGCGCAGGGGCACCGGACGCAGGAGCGGGATCACGTAGATCACGAGCAGCGACAGGAGGTTGAACAGCAGGTGCACGAAGGCCGCCTGCAGGCCGATCCGCGCGTCCTGGCCGATGACCGCGAACGCCGCGAGCACCGTGGTGAAGGTCGTGCCGATATTCGCCCCGACGGTGATCGGGTAGAGCTGCTTGGAGGTGAGGAAGCCGCCCGCGGCGAACGGGATGAGGATCGAGGTGGTGACCGTCGAGGACTGCGTCACAAAGGTCACCCCCGTGCCCGTCACCACGCCGACGGTCGAGTTGCGCCCCGCGGCGCGGGTGAGCAGGTCGCGCGCGCGGCCGACCATGAGCCGCTTGAGCAGCTTGCCGAGGAGCTTGACCGCCGCGAAGATCATGCTCGCGCCGATGACGATCGCCACCAGTGGGCCGAGGAGGGCGTCGAGGTTCGCCGTCGCGCCCGTGATCACGTTGACGACCGGCCGCGTGATGGTCCGCACCAGGTTGAAGCCCGCCGGATCGGGCATCAGCGACGTGCCGTACAGCACGTCGGCCAGCGCGCCGCTGAGCCGCTGCAGCGGCTGGAACGCGAGCTCGATCGGGAAGAACACCAGCAGCGCGAGCCAGTTGTAGAAGTCGTGGATCGAGGAGGCCTCCAGCGCCCTGCGGTACTCGCGGCGGTTGCCGATGTACCCGAGCGCGATCAGCGTGCTCGTCAGCGTGGTGCCGACGTTGGCGCCGAACAGGATGGGCACGGCCGAGGCCAGTGGCAGCGCGCCGGCGCCGACGGCCGTGACCGTGATCGCCGTCGTCGTCGTCGACGACTGGATCAGGACGGTGCTGAGCACGCCGACGAACAGCCCCACCCACGGGTTGGCGGCGAACGCGAACAGGCTCTGCGCGGCGTCGCCGCTCAGCCCCGAGAAGCCGCGTCCGATGACGCTGACGGCGGTGATCAGCAGGTAGATCAGCGCGATGACCCCGACCCAGCCGAGCGCGCGCACCCAGGGCGGGGTGTCCAGGGTCGCCAGACGGACCGCGCCGAGCGCGGCTTGATCCAGTCCGGGTTTGTCCTCGTCCGCAGGCTCGGCCAAGTCCGCGGCCCTCGCTGGCCCCCTGCCCGGCACGACGACGGCTGCCGCATCCACCATGGCTTGAACCTAAGGTTCGCCGTTGCGCGGCGCTGACGCGAGGCGGGCTCGATAGCCGTGCGCTGTCGCAAACGCATGCGCCGCGCGGGCCGGCGCGAGGCTGCGGGGGTGGCGGACGGCGTGCGCCGGGGGGCAGGATGACCGCATGTCACTTGAGCGCCCGTATCCCCCGGACCCGTACTCCCTCCTGCCTCAGGCGCCCACGTTCACTCTGACCAGCCCCGACATCACCGACGGGCAGCGTCTCGACGCGACGTTCTCAGCCGACGGCGAGAACGTCTCACCCGCGCTCGCGTGGTCGGGCTTCCCCGAGGGCACGCAGTCCTTTGTGGTCAACGTCTTCGACCCGGACGCCCCGACGCCGTCGGGCTACTGGCACTGGAGCGTGGTCGATCTGCCCGTGACGACGACGTCGCTGCCGCGCGGCGCCGGCGCCGTCGGCGGCGCGGGGCTGCCCGCCGGCGCCTTCCACGTGCGCAACGACGGCGGCGAGCACGGCTTCATCGGCGCCGCCCCGCCGCCCGGCGACCACGAGCACCGGTACTACTTCGCGGTGCACGCGGTCGACGTCCCCAAGCTCGGGGTGGGGCCAGACGCGTCGAACGCGACGGTCGCGTTCCACCTCGCGTTCCACACGCTGGCGCGCGCCGTCATCGTCGCCTCCTACCAGCGGTGACGCTGCCGAGGCTGGGCGACCTGGCCTGGGCGCCCGCGCTCGACCACCCCGACCTGCTCGCGCCGAACGCCCTGGCCGCACTGCGGTCGTGGGCGGCGCGCGAGGCGGGCGTGGCGGACCAGGTCGCCGTCGCCCCGATCGACCCCGACCACGCGGACACCACGACGCTCAACGACGTCCACGGCCTGCCGCCTGAGGCGAGCGCCAACTGCGTGCTGGTGGCGGGGCGGCGCGGCGACGTCGAGCGCGTTGCCGCGTGCGTCGTGCCCGCCACGACGTTCGCCGACGTCAACGCCCGGGTGCGCAAGTTGCTCGACGTGCGCAAGGCGTCGTTCATGGCGCGCGAGCGCGCGGTGGCCGAGTCGGGGCAGGAGTACGGCGGCATCGGGCCGCTGGGCCTGCCCGCGGGGTGGCGGGTGCTCATCGACGCGCGGTTCGCGCGCCCGGGCGCGCTCGCGTTGCAGGGCTCGGGCGTGCGGCGGTCCAAGGTGCTCATGACCGGCGCGCTGCTGTGCGCGCTGCCGGGCGTCGAGGTGGTCGAGGACCTCGGGATCGAGCGCTGAGGGCGGTCAGATCTCGGCTTTGCCGCGCCGCCAGTAGCCCATGAACGCGACGGCCTGACGGTCGACGCCGCGCTCGGCCACCAGGTGGCGGCGCAGCGCCTTGATGACGCCCGCCTCGCCCGCCAGCCACGCGTACAGGACGGCGTCCTGGGTCAGTGCGTGCCCGTCGTCGTCGATCGGCACCTCCCACAGCACGTCGCGGTCGACGTCGACGTCCTCGAGCGACGTCGACGGCTCCGCCGTCGCGACGGGCCCCGGCGCGCTCGACGGGCGCACCCCCATCGCAAGCAGTCGGTCGGCGGCGGCCTCGACGGCGGGGACCAGCAACCGCCCGTGCTCGGCGCCGTCGCGCCCGAGCCAGCGCACGCGCACCCCGGCGGGCGCCACGAGCGTCCAGCGGTCCTCGGGATGGGGCACCTCGAGGATCACCTCGCCGACGGCGTCGTCGGGCAGCGACTCGCAGATCGCCGCGATGGCGGGCACGGCCGTCTCGTCTCCGGCGATCAGCAGCGCGTGCGAGCGCTCGGGCGGGGCGAAGCCGACCCCGCCGTGCGGGCCGTCGTAGCGCGCGTCGGGGGCGATGATGACCAGCGGCGTGCCGGGACGGGCGCCGTGGGCCCAGCGTGAGGCCGGGCCGGTGTCGCCGTGCAGCACGACGTCGACGTCGACCTCGCCCCGGTCCTGGCGCACCGCGCGCACGGTGTAGGTGCGCAGCGGGTTGCGGCGCTCCTCGGGCAGTTGCCGCCACGAGGTGAACCAGTCGGGGCTCTGCCGGTCGAGGTACTCCCAGCCGCCGCACGGGGCGGGCAGCAACAGCTTGATGCGCTGGTCGCGCCCGTTGTCGGCGACCAGGTGCAGGTCGGGTCCGGTGAACGTGATGCGCACGAAGGAGGGGCACAGGCGCACCACCCGTACGACCTCGACGTCGAACATGCGCCACGGCCGCACCTGGGGCTCGACCACCGTGGGAGTGAGAGTCTCGGTCACGAAGGTCAGCCTAACCTCACCCAGAGGCATCCTCGGGTGTGACGTCCGCCTCGCGGACACCCGCAGCGTCGGTCGCCACCTCCCGCTGCGCGATGCGCCGCAGGGTCGCGAGCACGGGGTCGGTCAGCAGCGTGCCGACGACGACCTGCCGCACGGCGCCCTCCTCGTCGCCCGGCACCGAGGCGAGGTCGGCCAGCGCCACGTCGCGGCTCGCGCGCGCCCAGGCCGTCCACCCGTCCTCCAGGCCCGCGACGCCGGCGCGCTGAGCGTCGCGCAACTGCGCGGCGAGCCGCGCCGCCAACGTCGGGTCGCAGTCCCACCCCAGTTCGGCGAGGCCAGCCGCGACCCGCGCGGGCCACGGGTCCTCGCCGCCGGGGCCCGACGCCGTCGCCTCGGCGCCGAGCATGGCCTCCTGCGCCGCGCCGAGCAGCGCGAGCCGGTCGGCGGGCGGGTTGTCGAGCACGCCGAGCACCCGGCGCACGTCGGCGAGGGCGAGTCCGGCTGTCTGGGTCAGCGCGCGCACGAGTCGCACCCGTTCGACGTGTCCCGCGTCGTAGGCGGCCTGCGTCGCGGCGGTCGGACGCCCGGGTGGCACGAGCCCCTCGCGCAGGTAGTACTTGAGCGTGGCGACGGGCACACCCGTCCGCTCCGACAGGGCCGAGATCCGCACGGACCACCACTCTCCCTCCGACCTCTTGACATTGGAGAGTAGCACTCTCCAATAATGGGGAGCGTCACTATCCAAGATGTTCAGCAGCCTTCGGGGGACGACATGCCGGCACTCACCACACACCAGCACGACGGCGCGCTCGCCGTCTTCCTCATCGGGGCGCGCGTCAACAAGCTCTGGCGCCCCGACGCCTGGATCCCGGCGTTCGCCGCGATGGGTCCCATGCTCCGCGAGCTGTACCGCGACCCCGACTCGGGGTTCCTGGGCGCGCGCACCCTGATCGGCGGCCGCGGCGTCACCGTGGTGCAGTACTGGCGCAGCGTCGAGCACGTGTACCGCTACGCCAACGACGACGCGCGCCGGCACCGCCCCGCATGGCTTGCCTTCTACCGGCGGGCCAAGCGCGTGCCGGGCGCCGTCGGCGTCTGGCACGAGACCTTTCACGTGCCCGACGGCGGCCACGAGACGCTGTACGTCGACATGCCGCCGTTCGGGCTCGCGCGCGCCACGGGCGCCGTGCCCGCCGCACGCCGCGGCCGCACGGCGCGCGAGCGGCTCCAAGGCCGCGCGCGCTGACCGCGACCGCCAAGGCGGGCGGCGAGCCGCGGTCGGCGCCCTCAGACCCGCGTGGCCCAGAACGCGACCGCGGAGGCGGCCGCCACGTTGAGCGAGTCCACGCCCGGCGCCATCGGGATCGTGACGAGGACGTCGGCCGCCGCGATCGCCGCCTCGGTCATGCCGTGCCCCTCGGTGCCCAGCACGAGCGCGAGCCGCTCGGGCGGGTCGGCCGCCAGGGCGTCGAGCGGGACGGCGTCGTCGCTCAGGGCGAGCGCCGCGACGGTGAACCCTGCCTCCTGCAGCTCGCGCAGCCCGC is a window from the Xylanimonas ulmi genome containing:
- a CDS encoding MerR family transcriptional regulator translates to MLLSNVKRSEGEWWSVRISALSERTGVPVATLKYYLREGLVPPGRPTAATQAAYDAGHVERVRLVRALTQTAGLALADVRRVLGVLDNPPADRLALLGAAQEAMLGAEATASGPGGEDPWPARVAAGLAELGWDCDPTLAARLAAQLRDAQRAGVAGLEDGWTAWARASRDVALADLASVPGDEEGAVRQVVVGTLLTDPVLATLRRIAQREVATDAAGVREADVTPEDASG
- a CDS encoding DUF4188 domain-containing protein, which gives rise to MPALTTHQHDGALAVFLIGARVNKLWRPDAWIPAFAAMGPMLRELYRDPDSGFLGARTLIGGRGVTVVQYWRSVEHVYRYANDDARRHRPAWLAFYRRAKRVPGAVGVWHETFHVPDGGHETLYVDMPPFGLARATGAVPAARRGRTARERLQGRAR
- a CDS encoding Na/Pi symporter; this encodes MVDAAAVVVPGRGPARAADLAEPADEDKPGLDQAALGAVRLATLDTPPWVRALGWVGVIALIYLLITAVSVIGRGFSGLSGDAAQSLFAFAANPWVGLFVGVLSTVLIQSSTTTTAITVTAVGAGALPLASAVPILFGANVGTTLTSTLIALGYIGNRREYRRALEASSIHDFYNWLALLVFFPIELAFQPLQRLSGALADVLYGTSLMPDPAGFNLVRTITRPVVNVITGATANLDALLGPLVAIVIGASMIFAAVKLLGKLLKRLMVGRARDLLTRAAGRNSTVGVVTGTGVTFVTQSSTVTTSILIPFAAGGFLTSKQLYPITVGANIGTTFTTVLAAFAVIGQDARIGLQAAFVHLLFNLLSLLVIYVIPLLRPVPLRCAEALARVASARTWVIGVYVAACYVVIPALVILLVGVL
- a CDS encoding YbaK/EbsC family protein; protein product: MTLPRLGDLAWAPALDHPDLLAPNALAALRSWAAREAGVADQVAVAPIDPDHADTTTLNDVHGLPPEASANCVLVAGRRGDVERVAACVVPATTFADVNARVRKLLDVRKASFMARERAVAESGQEYGGIGPLGLPAGWRVLIDARFARPGALALQGSGVRRSKVLMTGALLCALPGVEVVEDLGIER
- a CDS encoding DNA polymerase Y family protein: MTAEPPPAPAPAPRGRRPAAGPVRTAALWVPDWPVVAAMGAAGVDAHLPAAVLAHQGVVATSAVARSAGVRRGMRRRVARERCPELVLLDADDARDVREFEPVAVAAETVVAGVEVARPGLLLLPSDGPARYHGTEGELARALVEAVGAAGFEAQVGVGDGVLAAVLAARGDVVVPPGQSRAFLAPRPTADLLHAVTDPGGITAVRDAVDLWWRLGVRTLGDLAALAPASVSGRFGALGAWAQRLARGEDLRPPARRRPEEDLAVGADLDPPALRVDVAAFAARRLAEELYELLSRRGLACGRLRITARTEEAELERVWRTDDTATGGLSAARITDRVRWQLEGWLTRASARGGRSRGGGDAPPAPIVRLALAAEEVVPAGTHQPGLWGADAGGDVRARRALGRVQGLLGGDAVLTVAVQGGRDPRDRVHLTPFGEQAVPPRDAALPWPGALPPPAPATVLERPARARVLDAEGHEVRLAPRLRLSAPPAEVEISPREGDGSARAPQSPSARGERVVGWAGPWPLMERWWEPDGGTRRVLLQVALGDGRGLLLATGGEGWAVEAVYD
- a CDS encoding siderophore-interacting protein, whose amino-acid sequence is MTETLTPTVVEPQVRPWRMFDVEVVRVVRLCPSFVRITFTGPDLHLVADNGRDQRIKLLLPAPCGGWEYLDRQSPDWFTSWRQLPEERRNPLRTYTVRAVRQDRGEVDVDVVLHGDTGPASRWAHGARPGTPLVIIAPDARYDGPHGGVGFAPPERSHALLIAGDETAVPAIAAICESLPDDAVGEVILEVPHPEDRWTLVAPAGVRVRWLGRDGAEHGRLLVPAVEAAADRLLAMGVRPSSAPGPVATAEPSTSLEDVDVDRDVLWEVPIDDDGHALTQDAVLYAWLAGEAGVIKALRRHLVAERGVDRQAVAFMGYWRRGKAEI
- a CDS encoding YbhB/YbcL family Raf kinase inhibitor-like protein; the encoded protein is MSLERPYPPDPYSLLPQAPTFTLTSPDITDGQRLDATFSADGENVSPALAWSGFPEGTQSFVVNVFDPDAPTPSGYWHWSVVDLPVTTTSLPRGAGAVGGAGLPAGAFHVRNDGGEHGFIGAAPPPGDHEHRYYFAVHAVDVPKLGVGPDASNATVAFHLAFHTLARAVIVASYQR